The following are from one region of the Deltaproteobacteria bacterium HGW-Deltaproteobacteria-6 genome:
- a CDS encoding cystathionine gamma-synthase encodes MKFETLAVHAGQAPDPAYGAVMQPIYQVSTFAYKGVKQMGPFDYSRSGNPTRKALEECIAALEGGTHGFTFGTGMAAEATAIALLAAGDHVIVHNDLYGGTYRLMSKVATQHGVEVQFVNLRDLNALKAAIKSNTKMIWTESPTNPLMNILDLAAIAAIAKAKGVLTVCDNTFLSPYFQNPLALGIDMVLHSTTKYINGHSDVVGGAIVVNNEDLAKRVYFHQNTMGTCQAPHDCFLVLRGLKTLALRMEVHNKNALAIALWLAAHPKIEDVLHPGLASHPQHKLAVSQARGFGGTFSFKVKGGEEDAFRLLENLKLFILAESLGGVESLIEHPWTMTHLSMPEDVRKAAGITGNLIRISVGIEHVDDLIADLQQALALV; translated from the coding sequence ATGAAATTTGAAACGCTTGCCGTTCACGCCGGACAGGCGCCGGACCCGGCGTATGGCGCAGTCATGCAGCCGATTTACCAGGTGTCAACATTCGCCTACAAGGGCGTGAAGCAGATGGGGCCTTTCGATTACTCCCGCTCCGGCAATCCCACGCGCAAAGCGCTGGAAGAATGCATCGCCGCCCTCGAAGGCGGAACGCACGGTTTTACCTTCGGTACAGGCATGGCTGCGGAAGCAACCGCGATTGCTCTGCTTGCAGCCGGAGACCACGTCATTGTGCATAACGACCTTTACGGCGGCACCTATCGTCTGATGTCTAAAGTGGCCACTCAGCATGGCGTTGAAGTCCAGTTTGTCAATCTGCGGGATCTTAACGCCTTGAAGGCGGCCATCAAATCCAATACCAAAATGATCTGGACGGAATCGCCCACCAATCCCCTGATGAACATTCTGGATCTCGCGGCCATTGCCGCCATCGCAAAAGCCAAAGGTGTGCTGACCGTCTGCGATAACACTTTTTTGTCTCCGTACTTTCAGAATCCGCTGGCTTTGGGAATCGATATGGTGCTGCATTCCACCACCAAATACATCAACGGTCATTCCGATGTCGTGGGCGGCGCGATTGTTGTGAATAATGAGGACCTGGCCAAACGCGTTTATTTCCATCAGAACACGATGGGCACCTGTCAGGCGCCTCATGACTGTTTTCTGGTTTTACGCGGCCTGAAGACACTGGCCCTGCGGATGGAAGTCCACAACAAAAACGCCCTGGCCATAGCTTTGTGGCTTGCAGCGCATCCCAAAATTGAAGACGTTCTGCATCCGGGATTGGCAAGTCACCCGCAGCATAAACTGGCCGTCTCACAGGCACGCGGTTTCGGCGGCACGTTCTCTTTCAAAGTAAAAGGCGGAGAGGAAGACGCGTTTCGCCTGCTGGAAAATCTCAAACTCTTCATCCTGGCGGAATCGCTGGGCGGCGTCGAGTCGCTTATCGAACACCCGTGGACGATGACGCATCTCTCCATGCCGGAAGATGTCCGCAAGGCCGCAGGCATCACCGGCAATCTGATTCGCATCTCCGTCGGAATCGAGCATGTCGATGATCTGATCGCCGATCTGCAGCAGGCGCTGGCCCTTGTTTGA
- a CDS encoding formate dehydrogenase family accessory protein FdhD: protein MNGGNMDDKLFATFDVKEITADNGTTVLRDKEKDVIGEISLKIYINGTEYASLLCLNQLTEELALGFLYSEGVIDSIGDVADISYNERLFAVMINLAPGKSVEKCESLRSVTSGCGKCFTYINPLKHEKFLPVANQDKFSINDILNVMKDFERQSEVYRRVGGVHSVLFRHPDFSVFNEDIGRHNCFDKIGGVLLRNNKMALVTTGMLLVSGRVSSEIITKVIRLGVPVLVSRSTPTAAAVHLAREYNVTLLGYVRKNSGFVYSGENRLV, encoded by the coding sequence ATGAATGGGGGAAATATGGACGATAAATTATTCGCTACTTTTGACGTAAAAGAAATTACTGCTGATAACGGCACGACCGTTTTACGCGATAAAGAAAAAGATGTCATCGGCGAGATATCGCTGAAAATATATATCAACGGGACGGAATATGCGTCGCTTTTGTGCCTCAATCAACTGACGGAAGAACTGGCCCTTGGCTTTCTCTACAGTGAAGGCGTTATCGACAGCATCGGCGATGTCGCCGACATCTCCTATAACGAGCGTCTCTTTGCCGTCATGATCAACCTTGCTCCCGGTAAGTCCGTTGAAAAATGCGAGAGCCTGCGCAGTGTCACGTCGGGCTGCGGCAAATGCTTTACCTACATCAATCCGCTCAAGCACGAGAAATTTCTGCCTGTCGCCAATCAGGATAAATTCTCCATCAATGACATCCTGAATGTGATGAAAGATTTCGAGCGGCAGTCGGAAGTATACAGGCGTGTGGGCGGTGTGCACAGTGTCCTTTTCCGGCACCCGGACTTTTCTGTTTTCAACGAGGATATCGGACGGCATAACTGCTTTGACAAGATCGGGGGCGTACTCCTGAGAAACAACAAAATGGCGCTGGTTACAACCGGCATGCTGCTGGTCAGCGGAAGGGTTTCGTCTGAAATCATCACCAAGGTCATTCGCCTGGGCGTACCGGTTCTTGTGTCCCGGTCGACACCCACGGCTGCCGCCGTCCATCTGGCCAGAGAGTATAACGTTACGCTTTTAGGCTATGTGCGTAAAAACTCAGGCTTTGTCTATTCCGGCGAAAACCGGTTGGTGTGA
- a CDS encoding O-acetylhomoserine aminocarboxypropyltransferase (catalyzes the formation of L-methionine and acetate from O-acetyl-L-homoserine and methanethiol), whose amino-acid sequence MSKIDEKLKIETLALHGGQEPDPTTGSRAVPIYQTTSYQFKDTDQAAALFGLTQFGNIYTRLMNPTTDVLEKRIALLDGGIGALAVASGQSAITLALLNIARAGDEIVSADNLYGGTYTLFHYTFPRLGIKVNFVKSNDLKALEAAITPKTKAVYAESIGNPKMDVADLAGIAAIAHKNGIPFILDNTVSPYLLRPIDYGVDIIVYSATKFIGGHGTSLGGVIVDSGKFDWTNGKFPLIADPDPSYHGLNFVEALKPMGNLAYILKARVTLLRDLGPAMSPFNAFLFLQGLETLHLRMPRHCENALAVALYLEKHSKVAWVNYPGLASSPEKDRALKYLSKGAGAIMGFGVKGGIEAGKKFINSLELISHLANIGDAKTLAIHPASTTHSQLSPEEQLATGVTADFIRLSIGIEHVDDILADIEQALGKI is encoded by the coding sequence ATCCGACAACCGGATCCAGGGCTGTGCCCATTTATCAAACCACGTCCTATCAGTTTAAGGATACCGATCAGGCCGCCGCCCTCTTCGGGCTCACCCAGTTCGGCAATATTTATACGCGGCTGATGAACCCGACCACGGATGTTCTGGAAAAAAGAATCGCGCTTTTGGACGGCGGCATCGGCGCGCTGGCGGTGGCCAGCGGCCAGTCCGCTATCACACTGGCCCTGCTGAATATTGCCAGAGCCGGCGATGAAATCGTCTCGGCGGATAATCTCTACGGCGGAACCTACACACTGTTTCATTACACATTTCCCCGCCTGGGCATCAAGGTTAACTTTGTCAAATCCAATGACCTGAAAGCACTGGAAGCGGCCATTACGCCAAAGACCAAAGCCGTTTATGCGGAATCCATCGGAAACCCTAAAATGGATGTGGCCGATCTTGCAGGCATTGCCGCCATCGCTCACAAAAACGGCATCCCTTTTATTCTGGATAACACCGTATCGCCTTATCTCCTGCGTCCCATTGATTATGGCGTGGACATTATTGTTTATTCCGCAACCAAATTTATCGGCGGCCACGGCACGTCACTGGGCGGTGTTATTGTTGATTCAGGGAAGTTCGACTGGACGAACGGGAAGTTTCCGCTCATTGCCGATCCTGACCCCAGTTATCACGGCCTGAATTTTGTCGAAGCGCTAAAACCGATGGGCAACCTGGCCTACATCCTTAAAGCGCGTGTTACGCTTTTGCGCGATCTGGGCCCGGCTATGTCGCCGTTTAATGCGTTTCTGTTTCTTCAGGGATTGGAAACGCTGCATCTGCGTATGCCGAGACATTGTGAAAACGCACTGGCTGTTGCTCTTTATCTGGAGAAGCATTCCAAAGTTGCCTGGGTGAATTATCCGGGACTGGCATCCAGCCCCGAAAAAGACAGAGCGCTGAAATATTTATCTAAAGGTGCTGGTGCAATCATGGGTTTTGGTGTGAAAGGCGGAATTGAAGCAGGAAAGAAATTTATTAATTCCCTGGAGCTGATTTCACATCTGGCCAATATCGGCGATGCCAAAACGCTGGCGATTCATCCGGCATCGACCACCCATTCACAGCTTTCACCGGAAGAACAGTTGGCCACAGGCGTCACGGCTGATTTTATCCGTCTGTCGATTGGCATTGAGCATGTCGATGACATCCTGGCGGATATTGAACAGGCCCTGGGCAAAATCTGA
- a CDS encoding cation transporter, producing the protein MLKTTFKISKMDCPSEERMIRMKLEGLTGIQSLRFDIPDRRLEVCHTDGYDDILASLHSLQFDTKLVSSEPVDIGNTHDGHRQERKVLWQVLVINLFFFILEMLTGFIAGSMGLVADSLDMLADSIVYGLSLSVVGGAALRKKNVAKAAGYFQLSLAVLGFAEVIRRFAGHGETPDFQLMIIISLLALTGNTICLYLLQKSRSQEVHMQASMIFTSMDVIVNIGVILAGVTVYLTKSMLPDLIVGAIVFVMVGKGAYRILQLSK; encoded by the coding sequence ATGCTGAAAACAACATTTAAAATATCAAAGATGGACTGTCCTTCTGAAGAGCGCATGATCAGAATGAAATTGGAAGGACTGACCGGCATACAATCGCTGCGGTTTGATATACCCGACCGCAGGTTGGAGGTTTGCCATACAGACGGCTATGACGACATCCTTGCCTCCCTCCATTCGCTTCAATTTGATACGAAACTTGTTTCCTCCGAACCAGTGGACATCGGAAATACCCATGACGGCCACCGTCAGGAAAGAAAAGTCCTGTGGCAGGTTCTGGTTATCAATTTATTCTTTTTCATCCTTGAAATGCTCACCGGTTTCATCGCCGGTTCCATGGGTCTTGTCGCCGACAGTCTGGACATGCTGGCCGACAGCATTGTATACGGGTTATCGCTTTCTGTTGTCGGGGGAGCGGCCTTGCGGAAGAAGAACGTTGCCAAAGCAGCCGGTTATTTCCAACTGTCGCTGGCCGTTTTGGGGTTTGCAGAGGTGATCAGACGTTTTGCCGGGCATGGAGAAACACCTGATTTTCAGCTGATGATTATTATTTCTCTTCTCGCTCTTACCGGCAATACGATTTGCCTGTATTTGCTTCAGAAGTCCAGAAGTCAGGAAGTGCATATGCAGGCAAGCATGATTTTCACATCCATGGATGTGATCGTTAACATCGGTGTTATTCTGGCGGGCGTCACAGTCTATCTGACGAAATCCATGCTTCCCGACTTGATCGTCGGGGCCATAGTTTTTGTTATGGTCGGAAAAGGTGCGTATCGAATTCTACAGCTGTCGAAATAA
- the cysK gene encoding cysteine synthase A codes for MKKIYADNSQSIGNTPLVRLNHITDGAKATLLAKIEGRNPAYSVKCRIGAAMIWDAEEKGLLKPGMEIIEPTSGNTGIALAYVAAARGYRLTLTMPETMSIERRKVLAAFGANLILTPGAEGMKGAINKAEAIAASDPKKYFLPQQFKNPANPAIHEKTTGPEIWNDTEGAIDVLVAGVGTGGTISGISRYIKNKMGKKIISVAVEPKESPVISQKLAGEDLKPGPHKIQGIGAGFIPDTLDLSVVDRVEQVDSAEAVEFARRLAKEEGMLVGISCGAAAAAAVRLAKQAEFAGKTIVVILPDAGERYLSTVLFEGIGA; via the coding sequence ATGAAAAAAATATATGCGGACAATTCACAGTCCATCGGCAACACGCCGCTGGTCAGATTAAATCACATCACGGATGGTGCCAAGGCAACCCTGTTGGCGAAAATTGAAGGCCGCAATCCCGCCTACTCCGTGAAATGCCGCATCGGAGCAGCGATGATCTGGGATGCCGAAGAGAAAGGTCTGCTCAAACCGGGCATGGAAATCATTGAGCCGACCAGCGGCAACACGGGCATTGCTCTGGCCTATGTCGCAGCGGCACGCGGTTACCGGCTCACCTTGACCATGCCGGAAACAATGAGCATAGAGCGGCGGAAAGTCCTGGCCGCCTTCGGCGCCAATCTTATCCTGACGCCCGGCGCGGAAGGCATGAAAGGCGCAATCAATAAAGCGGAGGCCATTGCCGCATCCGATCCGAAGAAATATTTTCTGCCGCAGCAGTTCAAGAATCCGGCCAACCCGGCGATCCATGAAAAAACGACCGGTCCGGAAATCTGGAATGATACCGAAGGCGCCATTGACGTGTTGGTCGCCGGCGTCGGCACCGGCGGAACGATTTCCGGCATTTCCCGCTACATCAAAAATAAAATGGGAAAGAAAATCATTTCCGTGGCCGTCGAGCCCAAAGAAAGCCCGGTGATCAGTCAAAAACTGGCTGGCGAAGATTTAAAGCCGGGACCGCACAAAATTCAGGGAATCGGCGCGGGCTTCATTCCCGATACGCTTGATTTGTCGGTTGTCGACCGCGTGGAACAGGTGGACAGTGCGGAAGCCGTAGAGTTCGCCCGCAGGCTGGCTAAAGAAGAGGGCATGCTTGTCGGCATCTCCTGCGGTGCGGCGGCAGCAGCGGCGGTGCGGCTGGCCAAACAGGCAGAGTTTGCGGGCAAGACCATCGTGGTCATCCTGCCGGATGCCGGAGAGCGTTATCTGTCAACCGTTTTATTTGAAGGCATAGGGGCTTAA